A genomic window from Flavobacterium azooxidireducens includes:
- a CDS encoding GldL-related protein produces the protein MLQKFLYIIISFLLGMFFVILGAFFKITHFSNGNLFLLLGMLFKSLALILLIIKIVKQPKKEKI, from the coding sequence ATGTTGCAAAAATTTCTGTATATCATTATTTCCTTTCTACTCGGAATGTTTTTTGTCATCTTAGGAGCATTTTTCAAAATAACACATTTTTCAAATGGAAATTTATTCTTGCTTTTAGGAATGCTATTTAAATCTTTAGCTTTAATTTTGTTGATTATAAAAATCGTTAAACAGCCTAAAAAAGAAAAAATTTAA